The following proteins come from a genomic window of Pedosphaera parvula Ellin514:
- a CDS encoding heavy metal translocating P-type ATPase: protein MSLLPSSSTETEESKCLARAVSRVLADEPALEAVTVNRVERTISVATLGKADVPRLTQKISETIEQAEAEAERIACGLISGDGDCTGCSVPLDAREKQAVSIKQEGPLTTIARITCPTAPRFWRWKSIPWPRVVQRDVEFIEHEEHLDEWKGQLVAAGLCGVFGLAGYFLGTSQLATWSFVLAYLAGGWYTTQEVWEKLRDREIDVHFLMIAVAIGAASIGAWEEGTTLLFLFSLSGGLEHFALGRTHREINSLFKEAPKVAIVLGANGQESEVAVERLRTGMRLLVKPGAQFPADAEIVKGQTASDESNLTGEATPVDKTVGDTVLAGTINLWGAVEVIVLRAAKESALQKIIHLIKEAQQQKAPSQRFTDRFSTIYTYVVLGLSFGMFFVWWLVLKEAPFTSQGNVKSAFYHAMTLLVVASPCALVLSIPSAVLAAIAWGARHGILFRGGAAVEKLAGVNTVALDKTGTLTTGELRVEKVESFPPGREREIAQLAYSLERLSTHPLARAITRHGKQRQLEVIEFEHFESVTGAGLETRRAGRICRLGKRDWLADGECLTVIEKVPPTEAGFSEVWLTEGDLVGRIVLRDDIRPQARQVIEELREQGLKSIVLTGDRKAAAEHLKDELDLDDVRAELKPEQKVAAIRELVEQGQKVAMIGDGVNDAPSLAVADVGVAMGARGADAALEQAEVVLMHDRLENFLAAFRLSQRARRVIRQNLVISLGTVVVLVTFAMLGKIPLTLGVVGHEGSTVIVVMNSLRLLLGGKAKQTTPSAKAA from the coding sequence ATGAGTTTGTTGCCATCCAGCAGCACAGAGACTGAAGAGAGTAAATGTTTGGCCCGAGCTGTAAGCCGGGTTTTGGCGGACGAGCCGGCCTTGGAAGCGGTCACGGTGAACCGGGTGGAAAGGACAATTTCCGTCGCAACACTGGGTAAGGCTGATGTGCCGCGGCTGACGCAGAAGATTTCGGAGACCATCGAGCAGGCAGAAGCAGAGGCGGAACGAATCGCCTGTGGCCTGATTTCCGGTGACGGAGATTGCACGGGCTGCAGTGTCCCACTCGATGCCCGAGAGAAGCAGGCTGTCAGCATTAAACAGGAAGGCCCTTTAACCACCATTGCTCGAATAACCTGTCCAACTGCGCCCAGATTCTGGAGATGGAAGAGTATACCCTGGCCACGGGTGGTGCAGCGGGACGTGGAATTTATCGAGCATGAGGAGCATCTCGATGAATGGAAGGGGCAGTTGGTGGCGGCGGGTTTGTGTGGTGTGTTTGGATTGGCGGGGTATTTTCTTGGGACAAGCCAATTGGCGACGTGGAGTTTTGTTTTAGCGTATTTGGCCGGAGGGTGGTACACGACCCAGGAGGTCTGGGAGAAGTTGCGGGATCGGGAGATTGATGTGCATTTCCTCATGATCGCGGTGGCGATCGGGGCCGCATCCATTGGGGCGTGGGAGGAAGGGACGACCTTGCTATTCCTGTTTTCGCTTTCCGGTGGGCTGGAACATTTTGCCCTCGGGAGAACTCACCGTGAGATCAACTCCTTGTTCAAGGAAGCACCGAAGGTGGCGATAGTTCTGGGTGCAAACGGACAGGAGAGTGAAGTGGCGGTGGAACGGCTGCGTACGGGAATGCGATTATTGGTGAAGCCGGGAGCGCAATTTCCAGCTGATGCCGAAATTGTGAAGGGGCAGACCGCGAGCGATGAGTCTAATTTGACCGGTGAGGCAACGCCGGTGGATAAGACGGTTGGTGATACCGTGCTGGCGGGAACGATTAATCTTTGGGGAGCAGTAGAAGTGATAGTGTTGCGGGCAGCCAAGGAGAGTGCGTTGCAGAAAATTATTCATCTCATCAAGGAGGCCCAGCAACAGAAAGCACCATCCCAACGGTTTACGGACAGGTTCAGCACCATTTATACTTATGTGGTCCTGGGCTTGTCGTTCGGCATGTTCTTCGTTTGGTGGCTGGTTCTCAAAGAGGCACCTTTTACTTCGCAGGGGAATGTGAAGAGCGCGTTTTATCATGCGATGACGTTGCTGGTGGTGGCGTCACCATGTGCGCTGGTGTTGTCCATTCCTTCAGCGGTGCTGGCGGCGATTGCCTGGGGAGCGCGGCATGGAATCTTGTTCCGCGGCGGTGCAGCGGTGGAGAAACTGGCGGGAGTGAACACGGTTGCCTTGGACAAAACAGGGACGCTGACGACGGGAGAACTGCGCGTGGAAAAAGTGGAGAGCTTTCCGCCGGGACGCGAGCGGGAGATTGCGCAACTCGCCTACTCGCTGGAACGACTCTCGACGCATCCACTGGCGCGGGCGATCACGCGGCATGGAAAACAGCGACAGCTCGAGGTGATCGAGTTCGAGCATTTTGAATCCGTTACGGGCGCAGGATTGGAGACGCGGCGCGCGGGCAGGATTTGCCGGTTGGGAAAACGGGATTGGCTTGCGGACGGGGAATGTTTAACTGTCATTGAAAAAGTGCCACCGACTGAGGCTGGCTTTAGCGAGGTATGGCTTACCGAAGGTGATTTGGTGGGGCGCATAGTGTTGCGAGACGATATACGCCCGCAGGCGCGGCAGGTGATTGAAGAGCTCCGCGAACAAGGATTAAAATCCATTGTCCTTACCGGCGACCGCAAAGCGGCGGCGGAACATTTGAAGGATGAACTGGATTTGGACGATGTGCGTGCGGAATTGAAACCCGAGCAAAAGGTGGCGGCGATTCGGGAGTTGGTGGAACAGGGACAAAAAGTAGCAATGATCGGCGATGGCGTGAATGATGCACCCAGTTTGGCGGTAGCTGATGTGGGGGTGGCAATGGGAGCGCGGGGGGCAGACGCGGCTTTGGAGCAGGCGGAGGTGGTATTGATGCATGACCGATTGGAGAACTTTTTGGCGGCATTCCGACTGAGTCAGCGCGCACGAAGGGTAATCCGGCAGAACCTGGTGATTTCGCTTGGGACAGTCGTGGTGCTGGTGACGTTCGCGATGCTTGGCAAAATTCCGCTCACCCTTGGCGTGGTGGGACACGAAGGCAGCACGGTGATCGTGGTGATGAACAGCCTGCGCTTGCTATTGGGTGGGAAGGCGAAGCAAACCACTCCGAGCGCCAAAGCTGCCTAA
- a CDS encoding phosphoenolpyruvate carboxykinase (GTP), with amino-acid sequence MGNIMEANEKMGKCNTSNRTIIAWVEEQAKLCQPDEIFWCDGSESEKVLLTAEAVDKGILIKLNQEKLPGCYYHRSNPNDVARVEQCTYICTETRDEAGPTNNWAAPKEMYQKLLGLARGSMHGRTMYVVPYLMGPLGSPLTKVGIELTDSIYVVLSMRIMARMGDVAYKHLGNRDDFNRGLHCMLDVNPERRYICHFPQDNTIISVGSAYGGNALLGKKCLALRIGSYLGRKEGWMAEHMLILGVESPTGEKTYVAAAFPSACGKTNFAMMIPPAHFKGWKIWTVGDDIAWMKPGPDGRLYAINPEAGYFGVMPGTNYKSNLNAMKSIQKDTIYTNVALTPDLDVWWEGKDGPPPKECLDWRGNKWTPESKEKAAHPNSRFAAPMINNPMLAPEANDPSGVPISAIIFGGRRADTMPLVFQAFNWIHGVYVGATMGSEMTAAAAGTLGQVRRDPMAMLPFCGYNMGYYFHHWIIMRKLIKYPPRIFHVNWFRKDANGEFLWPGFGENMRVLKWIVDRCKGRANANETPLGWVPGPESFDLGGLEGYTPEKLSQAQTINYEDWRRELLQQDELFMKLYSNLPKEMIFQRELLVSRL; translated from the coding sequence ATGGGAAATATAATGGAAGCCAATGAGAAGATGGGAAAATGCAACACGAGTAATCGCACTATTATCGCGTGGGTCGAAGAACAGGCCAAACTCTGCCAGCCCGACGAAATCTTTTGGTGCGATGGTTCTGAATCGGAAAAGGTATTGCTGACCGCCGAAGCCGTCGACAAAGGCATACTAATCAAACTCAACCAGGAAAAGCTTCCCGGTTGTTATTATCATCGCTCCAACCCCAATGACGTGGCGCGCGTCGAACAATGCACTTACATCTGCACCGAAACCCGGGATGAAGCTGGCCCCACAAACAACTGGGCAGCTCCGAAGGAAATGTATCAAAAGCTGCTCGGCCTGGCCCGTGGCAGCATGCATGGCCGCACCATGTATGTCGTTCCCTATCTCATGGGGCCACTCGGCTCACCCCTGACCAAGGTAGGCATTGAACTGACGGATTCCATCTACGTTGTGCTCAGCATGCGCATCATGGCCCGCATGGGTGATGTGGCCTACAAACACCTTGGCAATCGCGATGATTTCAATCGAGGCCTCCACTGCATGCTGGACGTTAATCCCGAGCGGCGCTACATCTGCCATTTCCCACAGGACAACACCATTATCTCCGTCGGCTCGGCCTATGGCGGCAATGCGCTGCTGGGAAAGAAATGTCTCGCCCTCCGTATCGGCTCTTATTTGGGTCGCAAGGAAGGCTGGATGGCCGAACACATGCTCATACTGGGCGTCGAATCCCCAACCGGCGAAAAAACCTACGTTGCCGCCGCTTTCCCCAGCGCTTGTGGCAAGACTAACTTCGCCATGATGATTCCTCCAGCTCACTTCAAAGGTTGGAAAATCTGGACGGTTGGCGATGACATTGCCTGGATGAAACCCGGTCCCGATGGCCGCCTTTACGCCATCAATCCGGAAGCCGGTTATTTTGGCGTGATGCCTGGCACCAATTACAAGTCCAACCTCAACGCCATGAAAAGCATCCAAAAGGATACCATCTACACCAACGTGGCGCTCACCCCCGACCTCGACGTCTGGTGGGAAGGCAAGGATGGGCCGCCGCCAAAGGAGTGTCTCGACTGGCGGGGCAATAAATGGACTCCTGAATCAAAGGAGAAAGCCGCTCATCCCAATAGCCGCTTCGCTGCTCCCATGATCAACAACCCCATGCTTGCACCCGAAGCCAACGATCCCTCTGGCGTCCCCATCAGCGCCATCATCTTTGGTGGCCGCCGGGCCGACACGATGCCGCTCGTCTTCCAAGCATTCAATTGGATTCACGGCGTCTACGTCGGTGCCACCATGGGTTCAGAAATGACGGCGGCCGCTGCCGGAACTCTCGGGCAGGTCCGTCGTGACCCCATGGCTATGCTCCCGTTCTGTGGCTACAACATGGGCTATTACTTCCACCATTGGATTATCATGCGGAAGCTCATCAAATACCCGCCTCGAATCTTCCACGTGAACTGGTTCCGCAAAGACGCAAATGGAGAATTCCTCTGGCCCGGCTTTGGCGAGAACATGCGTGTGCTGAAATGGATTGTGGATCGCTGCAAAGGCCGCGCCAATGCCAATGAAACTCCGCTGGGCTGGGTGCCGGGCCCTGAAAGTTTCGATTTGGGAGGTCTGGAAGGCTATACTCCCGAGAAGCTATCCCAAGCCCAAACCATCAATTATGAAGATTGGCGCCGCGAACTCCTCCAGCAGGACGAACTCTTCATGAAACTTTACTCAAATCTGCCGAAGGAAATGATTTTCCAGCGTGAACTGCTGGTTTCCCGGCTGTAA
- a CDS encoding PAS domain S-box protein encodes MPMTNSTSETDHAAASAAETARTEQSSQARDQQYRLLAENTVVGIWQINPAGETLYINPAMLRMLELEKPEDLAGRTHHSFFTPESLVLMANEHDTRKVGTSSNYEAELLSRNGRKLPVHVCGSPVLNPDGTLQSLIGTFLDNTARKQAEESARKSEELFRAIVEDQNEFIVRWKPDGTLTFVNQAYSRFFNQSKEGLIGKSFYPFIPEEDREMIRQKVRSLTPDHPVASDTHRAILPTGQVFWQQWSDRGLFDKDGNLVELQSVGRDITARIETEEELRRSEENYRTLVEQSQDLIWAIDLQARFTFLNQAAYKTLGYRPEELLGKPFTEFVPPEHVPTYQAAFEENIRTGKDTLDYESFLVRKDGTIVALSANATVIRDSQGNPVGITGISKDISERIRAEQALKDSEKRYELAVSGSAAGLWDWNILTDEIYYAPRLRELLGYSQNEFPDRLSSVNEKLHPDDYERVWAAIREHLERRTTYNIEFRLLTKTGDYHWFLGRGQALWEESGKPYRMAGSISDITERKYTEQALRESEERFRQLANTMDEVFWMNSLLPERVLYVSPAFFRIWGVSPEALYQNPRLWLESIIPGDRQRVRDLYDNFFKNKAVPTYSAEYRIRRSDGSQRWISDTGSKIKNERGEAYRVCGIARDVTERKLAEENHAAWEAKLQQSQKMDAIGRLAGGIAHDFNNILTVISGNARMARQDLPAGHSLQEHLTEIEKSSERATDLVRQILAFSRQQEMERKPLYLAPVVEDAVKFLRSTLPASIEIRSNYESHLLPISANATQVNQVIMNLGTNASHAMNNNGLLEVRLDMVTVDANTAGTVPDLHQGRYVRLSMQDAGSGIDTSILPHIFDPFFTTKSPGQGTGLGLSVVHGIMKSHGGAVTVETEVGKGSAFNLFFPALEVEIPPSKPVEADEAQGHGERILFVDDEHSIVFITTRMLKRVGYNVTGFTNPLEALAAFKSDPDQFDLVVTDMSMPYLDGPRLIVEIKKIRPDIPIVMTTGYIRSQDVESAKGLGIAELILKPNTIHELAQTLHTILARRLKPNTPP; translated from the coding sequence ATGCCAATGACCAATTCGACGAGCGAAACTGATCATGCTGCCGCTTCGGCAGCGGAAACCGCGCGTACGGAACAATCATCGCAAGCGCGTGACCAGCAATATCGTCTGCTGGCGGAAAATACCGTCGTGGGAATTTGGCAGATAAATCCGGCTGGTGAAACTCTTTACATTAATCCCGCCATGCTGCGAATGTTGGAGCTGGAAAAACCTGAAGACCTTGCTGGTCGCACGCATCATTCCTTCTTCACACCCGAATCCTTGGTTTTGATGGCCAATGAGCACGATACGCGCAAAGTTGGTACCAGTTCTAATTACGAGGCAGAACTTCTCAGCCGCAACGGACGTAAACTACCTGTCCATGTATGTGGTTCACCCGTCTTAAACCCTGATGGAACTCTGCAAAGCCTTATTGGCACCTTCCTTGATAACACCGCCCGCAAGCAGGCGGAAGAATCCGCACGGAAGAGTGAGGAGTTATTCCGCGCCATCGTCGAGGACCAAAATGAATTTATCGTGCGCTGGAAACCTGACGGCACTCTGACCTTCGTCAATCAAGCCTATTCCCGTTTCTTCAACCAATCGAAAGAAGGATTGATTGGCAAAAGCTTCTATCCTTTCATCCCGGAGGAAGACCGCGAGATGATTCGTCAGAAAGTCCGTTCTCTCACTCCGGACCATCCTGTAGCCTCGGATACTCATCGTGCCATCTTACCCACCGGCCAGGTCTTCTGGCAGCAATGGTCAGATAGAGGGTTGTTCGACAAAGATGGAAATCTGGTGGAACTCCAATCGGTTGGCCGTGACATCACAGCTCGCATCGAAACTGAAGAGGAGCTCCGTCGGAGCGAGGAAAACTACCGCACTCTGGTCGAACAATCTCAAGACCTGATCTGGGCCATCGATCTTCAGGCACGATTCACTTTCCTCAACCAGGCAGCCTACAAGACGCTGGGATATCGTCCCGAGGAGCTTCTCGGCAAACCCTTTACTGAGTTTGTCCCACCGGAGCATGTGCCTACATACCAGGCCGCCTTTGAGGAAAATATTCGCACCGGAAAGGACACGCTGGATTACGAGAGCTTCCTGGTCCGCAAGGATGGCACGATTGTGGCACTGAGCGCCAATGCAACGGTCATCCGCGATTCTCAAGGAAATCCTGTGGGTATCACCGGCATTTCCAAGGATATTTCCGAACGCATCCGTGCGGAACAGGCCCTGAAAGATAGCGAAAAACGTTATGAACTGGCCGTCAGTGGCTCGGCTGCTGGTTTGTGGGACTGGAATATTTTGACCGATGAAATTTACTACGCCCCAAGGCTGAGGGAACTCCTCGGTTACAGCCAAAACGAATTCCCAGATCGTCTTTCCTCAGTAAATGAGAAACTTCATCCTGATGACTACGAACGTGTTTGGGCTGCCATACGTGAACACCTGGAGCGCCGGACCACTTATAATATCGAGTTTCGCCTGCTCACCAAAACTGGCGATTACCATTGGTTCCTTGGTCGTGGCCAGGCCCTTTGGGAGGAATCCGGCAAACCATACCGGATGGCTGGCTCAATCTCGGACATCACTGAACGCAAATACACCGAACAGGCCCTGCGCGAAAGTGAAGAAAGATTCCGCCAACTGGCGAACACCATGGATGAGGTGTTCTGGATGAATTCGCTGCTTCCCGAACGCGTTCTCTATGTGAGTCCCGCCTTCTTCCGCATTTGGGGTGTTTCACCAGAAGCTCTCTATCAAAATCCGCGCCTGTGGCTGGAATCGATTATCCCCGGGGACCGCCAAAGAGTTCGCGATCTTTATGACAACTTTTTCAAAAATAAGGCGGTCCCCACTTATTCCGCAGAATACCGCATTCGGCGTTCCGATGGTTCGCAACGTTGGATTTCCGACACTGGCTCCAAAATCAAGAATGAACGGGGGGAGGCCTATCGAGTTTGTGGTATTGCAAGGGATGTTACTGAAAGAAAGCTCGCAGAAGAAAACCACGCCGCTTGGGAAGCCAAACTGCAGCAATCACAAAAAATGGACGCCATTGGCCGCCTGGCCGGTGGCATTGCTCATGATTTCAATAACATTCTGACCGTCATCTCAGGAAATGCCCGGATGGCGAGACAAGACCTGCCCGCCGGGCATTCACTTCAGGAACACCTCACAGAAATCGAAAAATCCTCCGAACGCGCCACCGATTTGGTCAGGCAAATTCTGGCTTTCAGTCGCCAGCAGGAAATGGAACGCAAGCCGCTCTACCTGGCCCCTGTGGTTGAGGATGCTGTAAAATTCCTCCGATCCACCCTGCCTGCATCGATCGAAATTCGGTCGAATTACGAATCCCATCTCCTTCCTATTTCAGCCAACGCCACCCAGGTGAACCAGGTGATCATGAACCTTGGCACCAATGCGAGCCATGCCATGAATAACAACGGCCTGCTGGAAGTGAGGCTGGATATGGTCACGGTGGATGCCAACACCGCTGGCACAGTCCCTGATCTGCACCAGGGCAGGTACGTTCGCCTCTCGATGCAGGATGCCGGCTCTGGAATCGACACGAGTATTCTTCCCCACATTTTTGATCCGTTCTTCACGACCAAGTCACCTGGCCAGGGCACCGGTTTGGGACTGTCCGTCGTGCACGGCATCATGAAGAGCCATGGCGGTGCCGTCACGGTTGAAACGGAAGTCGGAAAAGGCTCTGCTTTCAACTTGTTTTTCCCTGCTCTTGAGGTCGAGATACCACCCTCGAAACCCGTGGAAGCGGATGAAGCCCAGGGTCACGGTGAACGCATTTTGTTCGTGGATGATGAACACTCGATCGTCTTCATTACCACGCGCATGCTCAAACGGGTGGGTTACAACGTCACCGGATTTACCAATCCTCTTGAAGCCCTCGCTGCTTTTAAGTCGGACCCTGATCAGTTTGACCTTGTTGTCACAGATATGTCCATGCCGTACCTGGATGGACCACGCTTGATTGTGGAAATCAAAAAGATCCGACCCGACATCCCCATCGTAATGACCACCGGTTACATCCGCTCTCAAGATGTTGAAAGCGCAAAAGGTCTTGGTATCGCCGAGCTGATCCTAAAACCGAATACCATCCACGAATTGGCTCAAACCCTTCACACCATCCTCGCCCGCCGCCTGAAACCAAACACTCCGCCTTAA